The genomic segment CCACGACCTCCACGTGTTCTGTGACAAACCCCTGGCGACCGATCTCGAACACGCCCAAGAGATCACCGACCGGGCCGAAACGAGCGACCGGACGCTGATGGTGGGGTATCAGCGCCACCTCAATCCGGCGTTCGTGGCGGCACGCGAACGGTTCCGTGAGAGCGAACCGCAGTGGATCACCGCGGAGATCACCCAGAACTGGCTGTCGAACTTCACGGAGACGTGGCGGACTGACCCCGATCTCTCGGGCGGCGGGATGCTCTACGACACCGGCAGCCACCTGCTCGACGCGGTGCTCTGGACCACGGGGATGACGCCGACGGCAGTCTCCTCGCGGATGCGCTTTGCGGACGACGAGCAGCGAGTCGACGCCGAGGCCGTAGTACTAATCGAGTTCGCGAACGGTGCGACCGCGAACGTCTCGGTCTCGGGCGACTCGCCCTGCGTCCGCGAACATATCCACCTCTGGGACGACGACGGCGCAATGTATCTCGACGGTCGGGAGTGGGAGCCACGCACGGTCACGGAGATCGACGCCGAGAGCACCGAACATATCCCGTACATCGACCGGAGCGATCAGGTGAACAAGGCCGAGGCGTTCATCACGGCGATCGACGAAGGGAGCGAACC from the Halococcus salifodinae DSM 8989 genome contains:
- a CDS encoding Gfo/Idh/MocA family protein; the protein is MTSDSLRVGVIGTGYIGTTVGGQFHHHPRAAVTAITDIAPEPRAAAAATFGVDEGSLYDDFRAMIEDEPLDAILVGTPHTLHYDQVMAGFDHDLHVFCDKPLATDLEHAQEITDRAETSDRTLMVGYQRHLNPAFVAARERFRESEPQWITAEITQNWLSNFTETWRTDPDLSGGGMLYDTGSHLLDAVLWTTGMTPTAVSSRMRFADDEQRVDAEAVVLIEFANGATANVSVSGDSPCVREHIHLWDDDGAMYLDGREWEPRTVTEIDAESTEHIPYIDRSDQVNKAEAFITAIDEGSEPPATARDALRVTAVTEAAYEAARSDEWVDVDLK